The Salvia miltiorrhiza cultivar Shanhuang (shh) chromosome 2, IMPLAD_Smil_shh, whole genome shotgun sequence DNA window acttttagtttttattcttttgaatataatttatttattatttttaatttagttaatattattagtaaactaaatataaaatataaaaaatatatatataataaaacggatccacgggtcggatctgggtcggatccgaatctaaaatttcaagatccagatccgtcgggtccaaaaaattgagatccagatccgtaaaaacggatctggatccacggatctggaccgggtccaagatccactgtcATCCCTAGCAATAATTCTTCTTCTTAATTGCTTCTATATATGTATGATATAGGTCCGAATAGTTTCTATTGGTTGGGTCCGTCGCCGAGGCTCAACATAACTGATCCCGAGCTGATAAAAGATATAGTAAGGAGAACTGGTGAATTCGAGAAGCCGTCACCGGAAACAGGCAAGATCCTCACTGGCGGCGGTATTCTCTTTCAAGAGGGCCAAAAATGGGTTAAACGCAGGAAGATTGTCAACCATGCTTTCCATCTCGACAAGTTGAAAGTATTCAAcactattttattaattactctCACCATCCATCGAAAATATAGTATTCAATTTATCATTTTCATCCGTCCATATAAATTGTGTACACTTTAGTTTTGGTAAGTTTTCTATTAACAATAAAATAGGACCATTACTCAGAGATAGGGGGTTCACTGGACCCCTTGGAATTTTCAAAAAGTAGTAGGagtattttcataattttataaatatattataaaaaaaatatgtttttatcgagttgaattattttactctgtgattGACATGCATGCAAGTTTTAGAGTTAAATCGACATTTTGATGAAGTGAacacataattattttatgcATGTCATGTTTGAAAGCTACTTTCCCTTGCAAAGTTTTATCCGTCTTAATTGTTTGGAGTTTGTATGAATTTCTAAGTCAGTTTGAAAGGTcctttttgtaatttaaataacattataattGTATTAATGgttattctttaattttaatttaattttttatttttatttgattattaattttatttgaaaaaaaattggactCCACTGAATCAAAAGTCTAGCTCGGCCAACACGCCAGTGCTCACAACAAATCCAATCTCTTGTTTTAAAGCTCGTGCCATACATTTTATGTGGGCGAAAGGTGTATCTATTACTGTCTTAATTTTTTCCTTCAATCAAATATGAACACTACAAATTttcttatttgttttttttttctaatcagAATATGGTGCCAACAATGGGATTAAGTTGTTCCCACATGATTCAAAAGTTAAAGGGAGCGGTTGCTAATAGTAGTAACCGAAGCCGCTGCGAAATCGATATGTGGGCATACCTTAAAGATTTAACAGGCGATGTGATTTCAAGGACGGCGTTTGGCAACAGCTATGAAGAAGCAAAACGGGTTTTTCAGCTCCAGAATGATAGAGTGGAGCTCGTCCTGCAATTACTGCACTTTTCgttgaaagatattatggactagattaggatatatttgatatattctaatactaagtaagacagttcaagtgtgaattccttagtcgtaattgttgactcaagtgtgaattccttagtcgtaattgttgactaaggaagacaagacaatttagaattgtcttcttcgcttataaataagggagcttggtcttacgaatcatatatgaaaatatacgaaaacattagaAGCTTTTGCTTGTGAAACACCTAGAGAGTACTATggtttcaatcggagatttcctagctgtcgaagattgaaacatgcactgggaattgttcctgcatcgaatcgacatacacgtggatacctctAGTGGTGGATTCAATTCGCAGGAATCGAGATGCACGTTTACTACACAACGagtaagttaattttattgttgtgtacgtttgtaatctctacacatgaatcaattgtaaatctagatctaatccttgactgttatttccgctgcgtatcattggatgatgtcaaggattaccaacagtggtatcagagcccggggCTCGATTTATAATTGTTTTATGTTCATTAATTATGGgttaattaaatttgaatttagaaatttgaaaattaacgaTTTTGAATTGGGATTCGTTTTATTCATGTTGCTGGGTAACAAGAATGATCACATGGTTTTTAAAATTGGATTTTTAAATGTTGCTGGGCAACGCAAGATGAACTTGGTTTGGGTTTTTCGTCGGACAACTTCGACCGCCACTGGCAGTGGCGACTAAGGTGGTGTGGGAGCCGGAAACTTCGTTAAACGAGGCGGCGAAAGGTGGCTCAGGGCTCGCCGTTGTGCCGCGCCTGACCACCTACCGCCGTCTGCAACACGATGTGGCTTCCGAACCAAAGCGCCGCTGCCTCTCTGCCTCTTTGTAACAGTCCCACTGGCGTGGTTTTGGATACCGGCGCGGGGGAGACTGCTACTGGAAGGAATCGCGCGGTCGGACCCACAGGTGGCTCGGGGCTCGCCGGGTGTGTTGCGCCCGACCACCTACCGCCATCTGCATCGCGTCGCGGCTTTGAGCCGGCGCGCTTTTCTTACTCCGAAACCTTGTCCCACCGCAAAAGCTTGAACGCCAGCGTGGTGGCGGCGACGGTGGCTGAAGGAAGGTGGCGTGCAGATGACGTTGAAGTTTGGCGGTAGCACGCGACCACCGTGTCGACGACGACACTGCTGTGGGTGGCGGCGAGGAGCTTCTTCCTCCTTGGCGATTCGCGCCCCACCGGAGAGCTTGGAAGCTGGAGCGTTCGGAGGGAGAGGGAGATGACCGGCGATGGCGTGCCTTAACCGGACGTCGCAGCCACTCCTCCGGCGCGGCTCCGAGCGCGGCGGAACTGACGGGAATCGAAGGGAGGCGCTGCTGTTGCAGCTGCAAGCCCTAGTTCTGATTTGGGGCCTGGTCTGGGCCTAGGGCTGCTGGGCTTCTGTTTCTTTAAGTTGGACTGCTGCTG harbors:
- the LOC131008347 gene encoding cytochrome P450 716A67-like, with the translated sequence MEATTFGVVVTTIVVAASVTWVAKLLNTLWFHPRKLEKLLRQQGFIGNPYRLLLGDMKDYIKAVKEEQPRSIPLSDQIMPHVFAYEHRIISKYGPNSFYWLGPSPRLNITDPELIKDIVRRTGEFEKPSPETGKILTGGGILFQEGQKWVKRRKIVNHAFHLDKLKNMVPTMGLSCSHMIQKLKGAVANSSNRSRCEIDMWAYLKDLTGDVISRTAFGNSYEEAKRVFQLQNDRVELVLQLLHFSLKDIMD